The proteins below are encoded in one region of Arenibacter algicola:
- a CDS encoding KAP family P-loop NTPase fold protein, translating to MKTRSANHIIKKETRILLVVTALVIVFLDPLERMFNAIVVDPILSQVQSSLSVDFILLGFLFWMLYDSWRKFTKRTDMGRGYVATLVFILGCYVHYRFFANTYTLTGFSSFPGITYLDMVMGYGLLLVLVSFLQRMMRNKNSTADQAAGLLDEPIDDEEEDILKRMPKVRLLADEIIAASNKHSIAFGVTGEWGSGKTSFLNLVERELEKRGQGDLLVLNFNPWLNLGTTTIIQEFFELLRLKIRPESYDLYMDMGKYSRNILKLSPSSLFQFLGHLLDFGKNDSVTEDFKRINTSLKRLGKKFLIVLDDMDRLKADEVFEILKLIRNTANFDNFIYLVAYDKTYISESLNKIGIPKNEKFAEKIFLKEENLLPITEARIKKFLSDRLKEELPSRLKEIDNYFGYTMRSLTGDKGDFCLKHIRDVKRFLQNFLSEYKKIEQEVDFKDYLNIKLLKFKFYDVYRVLFLDPHYYLSPSQNTSNASGVHRDARQLAYEGETKNEYRNRFLKFEDSRLGIHATEVLRIHGDSLKDLQKLVSDIFRNNTYGSKSHLSIVFSSHYYRYFQDILEEHEISELVFNTEIEKDLDSIQNTISKWKEQGKLDAVRARFYEVKTYELPDRKSFEKIIKATFFLASMERENDKYHMGYYGYDPVSLRNIIGDHDNIVSNKFYDGQREKLKDFVENLMHSKEYSTMFCANLLNWWYSHYHGENWILSKKEIKQYILNSFKNYTKKVTVPDGDVWNYYSNCLVTEWDPTGPSSRTSRKERFLEANYIFIAFIENYLDHFLVKFIQTPRMYGFDGADKLGIISIVNDIFENRSNFMDFLNDMKQKKDKGNLASEFIDEYHEFATQLLASGDEGIVFDFKYPPAREALESHVWQRA from the coding sequence ATGAAAACTAGGTCGGCCAACCATATCATAAAGAAAGAAACGCGGATCCTCTTGGTGGTCACGGCACTGGTCATTGTTTTTCTTGACCCATTGGAACGGATGTTCAACGCTATAGTGGTTGACCCAATCCTTAGCCAAGTCCAATCCAGCCTATCGGTTGATTTTATCCTTCTGGGTTTCTTGTTTTGGATGCTGTACGATAGCTGGCGGAAATTTACCAAACGTACCGATATGGGCAGGGGTTATGTGGCAACCTTGGTGTTTATCCTGGGATGCTATGTCCATTACCGATTTTTCGCAAACACATATACGCTCACAGGTTTTTCTTCCTTTCCAGGAATTACCTATTTGGATATGGTAATGGGATATGGTCTTCTGCTTGTTCTTGTTTCGTTCCTACAGCGAATGATGAGGAATAAGAATTCCACAGCGGACCAGGCTGCCGGACTGCTTGACGAACCCATAGACGATGAGGAGGAGGACATTTTGAAACGCATGCCGAAGGTACGCTTATTAGCCGATGAGATAATTGCAGCGTCAAACAAACATTCCATAGCGTTTGGCGTTACCGGTGAATGGGGGTCGGGCAAGACCTCATTTTTGAATTTGGTGGAGCGGGAACTGGAGAAAAGAGGGCAAGGGGATTTATTGGTACTAAATTTTAATCCATGGTTGAACTTGGGCACGACCACTATAATCCAAGAGTTCTTTGAACTTCTACGATTAAAAATTAGACCTGAAAGCTATGACCTCTACATGGATATGGGCAAGTATTCCAGAAACATATTAAAGTTAAGCCCTAGTTCCCTTTTCCAATTTTTAGGGCATTTGCTGGATTTTGGAAAAAATGACAGCGTCACGGAAGATTTCAAACGCATTAATACTTCCCTGAAAAGGTTGGGTAAAAAGTTTTTAATCGTTCTCGATGATATGGACCGCTTGAAAGCGGATGAAGTATTTGAGATTTTGAAATTGATTCGGAATACCGCAAACTTTGATAACTTCATTTACCTGGTGGCCTATGACAAGACCTATATTTCAGAATCCTTGAATAAAATTGGTATACCCAAGAACGAAAAGTTCGCGGAAAAGATTTTCCTGAAGGAAGAAAACCTCTTGCCGATTACCGAGGCCAGGATTAAGAAGTTCCTTTCAGATCGTTTAAAAGAGGAACTGCCTTCTAGACTAAAGGAAATTGACAATTACTTTGGCTATACGATGCGTTCCTTGACGGGAGATAAAGGAGATTTTTGCCTGAAGCATATTAGGGACGTGAAACGATTTCTTCAAAATTTTCTGAGCGAATACAAGAAAATAGAACAAGAGGTGGACTTTAAAGACTATCTCAATATTAAACTTTTAAAATTCAAGTTTTACGACGTATATCGAGTGCTATTTTTGGACCCACATTACTATTTGAGTCCCTCACAAAATACAAGCAATGCCAGCGGAGTACATAGGGATGCCAGGCAATTGGCCTATGAAGGGGAAACTAAAAACGAGTACAGGAACCGTTTTCTCAAGTTTGAGGATTCAAGGTTGGGAATCCATGCCACAGAAGTCCTGCGTATCCATGGGGATTCCCTTAAAGACCTACAAAAACTGGTGTCTGATATTTTCAGGAACAATACGTATGGATCGAAAAGCCATCTCTCCATCGTATTTTCATCGCACTATTATCGCTATTTTCAAGACATTTTGGAGGAACACGAAATATCGGAACTGGTATTCAATACAGAGATTGAAAAGGACTTGGACAGTATACAAAATACCATTTCAAAATGGAAGGAACAGGGGAAATTGGATGCGGTACGGGCACGATTTTATGAAGTGAAAACGTATGAGCTGCCGGATAGGAAATCATTCGAGAAGATTATAAAGGCCACCTTCTTTCTGGCAAGTATGGAAAGAGAAAATGATAAATACCATATGGGCTATTACGGTTATGACCCAGTTAGTTTAAGAAATATAATAGGAGATCATGACAACATAGTGTCCAATAAGTTTTATGATGGACAAAGAGAGAAACTAAAGGATTTCGTTGAGAACCTAATGCATTCCAAAGAATATTCAACAATGTTTTGCGCAAACCTGCTTAACTGGTGGTACAGTCATTATCATGGAGAGAATTGGATTCTGTCTAAAAAGGAAATTAAACAGTACATTCTAAACAGTTTTAAAAATTACACTAAGAAGGTCACCGTACCAGACGGTGACGTTTGGAACTACTACAGTAATTGTTTGGTCACGGAGTGGGACCCAACGGGCCCATCTTCACGAACCTCAAGAAAGGAACGGTTCTTAGAGGCCAACTACATCTTTATCGCTTTCATTGAGAATTACCTAGATCACTTTTTGGTCAAATTCATCCAAACGCCACGTATGTATGGATTCGATGGAGCGGATAAATTAGGCATCATAAGTATTGTAAACGATATTTTCGAAAACAGATCCAATTTCATGGACTTTCTTAACGACATGAAGCAAAAGAAAGATAAAGGAAATTTGGCGTCTGAATTTATAGATGAATATCATGAATTTGCAACGCAATTGTTAGCATCTGGGGATGAAGGAATAGTGTTTGACTTCAAATATCCTCCGGCAAGGGAAGCTTTGGAATCACATGTGTGGCAGCGGGCCTAA
- a CDS encoding LytR/AlgR family response regulator transcription factor, whose protein sequence is MGSIKCLIVDDEELARSLLKTYIAKVNFLELVADFENPLDSIKVLKEKKIDLLLLDIQMPEIKGTDFAKMIPPGTQVIFTTAYSEYALEGFELNAIDYLLKPITFERFLKAVNKIKTETNQETTEDSIVVKSGYDLHKIKFDSILYIESDSEYVIYHTPQGKIMSNQSLSALEKKLPVQSFMRVHRSYIVNKAKVNALKGRDLLIEKAIIPVSASYYELVKKNLF, encoded by the coding sequence ATGGGAAGCATTAAATGTTTGATTGTAGACGACGAGGAATTGGCACGAAGCCTCCTTAAAACCTATATTGCCAAAGTGAATTTTTTGGAATTGGTGGCCGATTTCGAAAACCCCTTGGACTCCATCAAAGTACTTAAGGAAAAAAAAATAGACCTCCTTCTATTGGATATACAAATGCCCGAAATAAAAGGTACCGATTTTGCCAAAATGATTCCACCCGGCACACAGGTCATCTTTACCACGGCATACTCCGAATACGCCCTGGAAGGGTTTGAACTAAATGCCATAGATTATCTTTTAAAGCCAATTACCTTTGAACGCTTTTTAAAGGCGGTCAACAAAATTAAAACAGAAACTAATCAGGAAACCACAGAGGATTCAATAGTTGTTAAATCTGGCTATGACCTACATAAAATAAAGTTTGATAGCATTCTATACATAGAAAGTGATAGTGAATATGTCATTTATCACACTCCTCAAGGTAAGATTATGAGCAACCAGAGCCTTAGCGCCTTGGAGAAAAAGCTCCCGGTACAAAGTTTCATGAGGGTACATAGATCATATATCGTTAACAAGGCAAAAGTAAACGCTTTAAAGGGCAGGGATTTATTGATTGAAAAAGCGATCATACCCGTAAGTGCCAGTTATTATGAGCTTGTAAAAAAGAATCTTTTTTAA
- the lhpI gene encoding bifunctional Delta(1)-pyrroline-2-carboxylate/Delta(1)-piperideine-2-carboxylate reductase — MNNITQIQASFIEQNTNFPDLINALRTAFSAQDTLVPMRHHHDFPNPEVQEDSTLLLMPAWKPGKQAGVKIATVSPKNGQFNLPAIQGTYIYLDALKGRVLGLLEAKSLTVKRTAAASALASQYLSRENSSSFLMIGTGALAPNLIQAHASIRPIETVYVWGRDCSKALSLSQKFKNASFHVQPIKAIKDKISEVDIISSATLSKTPLVLGKYLQPGQHVDLVGAYKVDMREADDEAVKKAEVYVDTYQGGLKESGDIVIPLKSGILKETDIKADLFELASQFKGGRKSAAEITMFKSVGHALEDLAAATYYYNMYQAV, encoded by the coding sequence ATGAATAATATAACCCAAATTCAGGCAAGTTTTATAGAGCAAAACACCAATTTTCCCGATCTTATAAATGCGTTGAGGACTGCATTTTCTGCCCAGGACACCTTGGTGCCCATGAGACATCATCACGATTTTCCCAATCCCGAAGTCCAAGAAGATTCCACCTTGCTATTGATGCCGGCTTGGAAGCCCGGCAAACAGGCTGGGGTAAAAATTGCCACTGTGAGTCCCAAAAACGGTCAATTTAACTTACCGGCCATTCAGGGAACGTATATTTATCTGGATGCCCTAAAGGGTAGAGTCCTTGGACTTTTGGAGGCCAAAAGTTTAACCGTAAAAAGGACTGCCGCTGCCTCCGCTTTGGCATCACAATATTTATCTAGGGAAAATTCCAGCTCCTTTTTAATGATAGGTACGGGTGCCCTCGCTCCCAATTTAATACAGGCCCATGCCAGTATACGTCCCATTGAAACAGTCTATGTTTGGGGCAGGGATTGTTCCAAGGCACTTAGCTTGAGTCAAAAATTTAAGAACGCATCCTTCCATGTCCAACCCATTAAAGCGATTAAGGATAAGATATCTGAAGTCGATATTATTTCCTCTGCCACCTTATCCAAAACTCCTCTTGTTTTGGGAAAATATCTACAGCCCGGTCAACATGTGGATCTGGTAGGAGCCTACAAGGTGGATATGCGGGAGGCAGATGATGAAGCAGTTAAAAAAGCGGAAGTGTATGTTGATACGTATCAAGGCGGTTTAAAGGAAAGTGGAGATATCGTCATTCCTTTAAAAAGTGGAATTTTGAAGGAGACGGACATTAAGGCCGATTTATTTGAACTTGCATCCCAATTTAAAGGAGGTAGGAAAAGTGCTGCGGAAATTACGATGTTTAAGTCGGTCGGACATGCCTTGGAAGATCTGGCTGCGGCTACCTATTATTACAATATGTACCAGGCTGTTTAA
- a CDS encoding PQQ-dependent sugar dehydrogenase translates to MAVLLRIYNILIILLFSGIMMQCTKSLPPGDPDNGGLLLPEGFEAVVVVDSIGPARHLAVNDNGDVYIKMRFAHPEGENIGLRDTDNDGKADQIERFGVFDQRGYYATGMRIYKDYLYYSTASTVYRQKLTRGKLVPEGEPEVMLTDDYQNSPYGYSHIAKPLTFDGDGHMYVPFGSPGDVCQSKEQNRMPGALGQDPCPELEWHAGIWQFDADKPGQTQKDGYHYATGIRSVVGMDWNPYDNTLYALQHGRDNLNRNWPEYYSPWQSAMLPSEEFLKVEEGTNAGWPYYYYDHMQGKKLLNPEYGGDGKKEGDGAKYEQPIIGFPGHWAPNDLHFYQGDQFPEHYKNGAFIAFHGSTIRAPFPQAGYFIAFVPFKNGQAGEWEVFADGFTQVDKIVDTDDAGYRPMGIAMGPDGSLYISESEHGKIWRVMYKGDKKSFGKDQLSKMEKLKNLPHIKTPDETKDDLTPLRAEAGAVLYNKYCGACHMANGMGDGSRFPPIAGSEWVKGDQQRLIDVVLSGLSGPIEVNGKAFDGVMPAVDYLEDEEIAQILTYIRKEFGDNSPPVGSYYVKQGRYFAKKKKQESGI, encoded by the coding sequence ATGGCAGTTCTCCTCCGTATATATAACATCTTGATTATCTTATTGTTTTCGGGCATTATGATGCAATGCACGAAGAGTTTGCCACCTGGAGACCCTGATAATGGCGGATTGCTACTTCCTGAAGGTTTTGAGGCGGTAGTGGTGGTAGACAGTATAGGGCCTGCCCGCCATCTTGCGGTTAATGACAATGGCGATGTATATATAAAAATGCGATTTGCCCATCCGGAAGGCGAGAATATTGGTCTGCGCGATACTGATAATGACGGAAAAGCCGACCAAATTGAACGGTTTGGGGTATTTGATCAGCGCGGTTATTACGCTACAGGGATGCGCATCTATAAGGATTACTTGTACTACAGTACAGCAAGTACGGTATATAGGCAAAAGCTGACCAGGGGCAAGTTGGTACCTGAAGGTGAACCTGAGGTCATGCTTACGGATGACTATCAAAATTCCCCTTATGGCTATTCCCATATTGCCAAACCATTGACTTTTGATGGTGACGGTCATATGTATGTTCCCTTTGGTTCTCCAGGAGATGTGTGCCAGTCAAAAGAACAGAATAGAATGCCAGGGGCATTGGGGCAGGATCCATGTCCTGAGTTGGAGTGGCACGCCGGGATATGGCAATTTGACGCAGATAAGCCTGGCCAGACGCAAAAGGACGGCTATCACTATGCTACAGGTATTAGGAGTGTTGTTGGGATGGATTGGAACCCTTACGATAATACCTTATATGCCTTGCAACATGGAAGGGACAACCTGAACCGTAACTGGCCGGAATACTACTCCCCATGGCAAAGTGCTATGCTACCTTCGGAAGAGTTTCTCAAGGTCGAAGAGGGGACCAATGCTGGTTGGCCTTACTACTATTACGATCATATGCAGGGCAAAAAATTGCTTAATCCAGAATATGGAGGTGATGGCAAAAAGGAAGGTGATGGGGCTAAATACGAGCAGCCCATAATTGGTTTTCCAGGTCATTGGGCACCCAATGACCTGCATTTTTATCAAGGTGATCAATTCCCTGAGCATTATAAAAATGGTGCTTTTATCGCCTTTCACGGCTCTACTATCAGGGCTCCTTTTCCTCAAGCCGGCTATTTTATTGCTTTTGTCCCATTTAAAAATGGACAAGCTGGCGAGTGGGAAGTATTTGCCGATGGTTTTACACAGGTCGATAAAATTGTTGATACGGACGATGCAGGATATAGGCCTATGGGTATTGCCATGGGACCGGATGGTTCATTGTATATCAGCGAAAGTGAGCACGGTAAAATTTGGCGGGTAATGTACAAAGGGGACAAGAAGAGTTTTGGAAAAGACCAACTTTCGAAAATGGAAAAACTCAAAAACTTACCGCATATCAAAACTCCGGATGAAACTAAGGATGATCTTACGCCACTTAGGGCAGAAGCGGGAGCTGTATTATATAACAAATACTGTGGAGCCTGTCATATGGCCAATGGTATGGGAGACGGTAGTAGGTTTCCGCCGATCGCCGGTTCAGAATGGGTCAAAGGGGATCAACAAAGACTTATAGACGTTGTGTTGAGCGGATTAAGTGGGCCCATAGAAGTGAATGGCAAGGCCTTTGACGGTGTAATGCCAGCGGTAGATTATTTGGAAGATGAGGAAATTGCCCAGATTTTGACGTACATAAGAAAGGAATTTGGGGATAATTCCCCACCTGTTGGGTCCTACTATGTGAAGCAGGGCAGGTACTTCGCCAAGAAGAAAAAACAGGAAAGTGGCATTTAG
- a CDS encoding transposase: protein MIMILENTGFRAFNTIANTISLNYRSILNYFINRSTNASAESFNAKIKAFRAQFRGVKNVEFFLYRLTTIFA, encoded by the coding sequence ATGATCATGATCCTAGAGAACACAGGCTTTAGGGCCTTCAATACTATTGCTAATACGATATCGCTCAATTATAGGTCGATCCTGAACTATTTTATAAACAGGAGTACAAATGCATCGGCGGAATCATTCAATGCAAAAATAAAAGCTTTTAGAGCGCAATTCAGAGGAGTCAAAAACGTAGAATTCTTCCTTTATAGATTAACCACAATATTTGCATAA
- a CDS encoding site-specific integrase, whose product MLTTKVLLNKVRQKQDGTFPLVIRVTYNRKSIYLPLGYNMAKKDFDAKNQRIRPSSKIASNITRLNNGIQEKLKKIFDTVSRLEEDGKIESLSMSSLKKEIEGKSVGNMDFFSFVDTLIQDLKKGQKYGNAEIYKTLRNKIEKFHGKSSLPFRQINYAFVKKLETQHYASGNTAGGLSVYLRTLRSVYKKAIKHGLAKENHNPFNDYSIKNGTPKRQFLNREQLEILKDAPVEESHLAKARDLYMASFYLRGMNWMDMAFLKGDNIQGDLERIMYIRSKTRNKMFSIKITPALKQILLTYSNGKIKEDDFVIPILTRDFSQDQIHETIKNKRKRQNIYLKRLAERLELPKFTIYSARHTYANILKRSGAPSNVIQDSLGHTTEAMTQAYLSSFETNVLDDYDAKIMS is encoded by the coding sequence ATGCTAACCACAAAGGTCCTTCTCAATAAAGTACGCCAAAAACAGGATGGAACTTTTCCGTTGGTAATTCGTGTTACTTACAATCGAAAATCAATATATCTGCCGCTAGGTTATAACATGGCCAAGAAAGACTTCGATGCAAAGAACCAACGGATTAGACCTTCAAGTAAAATAGCTTCAAATATTACGCGGCTTAACAATGGCATACAAGAAAAATTGAAGAAGATTTTTGACACGGTATCCCGTCTGGAAGAAGATGGTAAAATAGAAAGCCTCTCCATGTCGTCCCTCAAAAAAGAAATTGAAGGAAAATCAGTTGGCAACATGGACTTTTTCAGTTTCGTTGATACCTTAATACAAGATTTGAAAAAGGGCCAAAAATATGGCAATGCTGAAATCTATAAGACCCTGCGAAATAAAATAGAAAAATTCCACGGAAAGAGTTCCCTTCCTTTTCGTCAAATTAACTATGCCTTTGTAAAGAAGTTGGAGACACAGCACTACGCTTCCGGAAATACTGCAGGAGGTCTGAGCGTATACCTTAGAACACTCAGATCGGTTTATAAGAAGGCTATTAAGCATGGTTTAGCTAAGGAAAATCACAATCCCTTTAATGATTATTCCATAAAGAACGGAACTCCGAAAAGACAGTTTTTGAATAGAGAGCAATTGGAAATCTTAAAAGATGCTCCGGTTGAGGAATCCCATTTGGCCAAAGCTCGTGACCTATACATGGCTTCTTTTTATTTGCGGGGAATGAACTGGATGGATATGGCTTTTTTGAAAGGGGATAATATTCAAGGTGACTTGGAGCGGATAATGTACATAAGATCCAAAACAAGAAACAAAATGTTTTCCATTAAAATTACCCCTGCCTTAAAGCAAATCCTACTTACTTATAGCAATGGGAAAATAAAAGAAGATGATTTTGTAATTCCCATTCTTACTAGGGATTTTTCTCAAGATCAAATCCACGAAACCATAAAAAACAAAAGAAAAAGACAGAACATCTACCTAAAGCGTTTGGCTGAAAGGCTTGAACTTCCAAAATTCACTATCTACAGTGCAAGACACACCTACGCCAATATTCTGAAAAGAAGCGGTGCTCCCAGCAATGTGATACAAGACAGCCTAGGGCATACTACCGAGGCCATGACCCAAGCCTATCTAAGTTCTTTTGAAACCAACGTCCTTGATGATTACGATGCGAAAATCATGTCTTGA
- a CDS encoding putative phage abortive infection protein has product MQTRNQKNTKKLEDKSFEKTNIGKWIGIAIGIVLLIFIGFWLLNRHWHELPPTAAQFGDSFGAANALFSALAFGFLIVTVLMQRKELEHQRKELQQTREEFKQQNATLKQQLFENTFFNMVSLHHQIVNDIDLTIKPSPKNEYTLSTIIGRDVFRNRFKAMNRKLKKGTEDPNKVYEEMFHERRTDFAHYYRNLYRIFKMIDEYDFSHNTTAENASPGLGKKIEETERIKAEKYKYAAIIRAQLSDYELLLLFFNGLTEKGENFKPLIERYAILDNLNQAELKNKDWMNSYHPKAFNSKIRFL; this is encoded by the coding sequence ATGCAGACAAGAAATCAAAAAAATACGAAAAAATTGGAAGATAAATCATTCGAAAAAACAAATATTGGGAAGTGGATCGGTATAGCGATTGGAATTGTTCTATTGATTTTTATAGGCTTCTGGCTACTGAACAGACATTGGCATGAGTTGCCGCCAACGGCCGCGCAATTTGGAGATAGCTTTGGTGCGGCCAATGCCTTGTTTTCAGCACTTGCTTTTGGGTTTTTAATCGTAACCGTATTGATGCAGCGCAAAGAATTGGAACATCAGCGTAAGGAGCTACAGCAAACAAGGGAAGAATTCAAACAGCAGAACGCCACCTTGAAACAACAATTGTTTGAGAATACCTTTTTCAATATGGTCTCGCTACATCATCAAATTGTGAATGACATCGATTTGACTATTAAACCGAGTCCTAAAAATGAGTATACACTAAGTACCATTATAGGAAGGGATGTATTCCGAAATCGGTTTAAAGCCATGAACAGGAAATTGAAGAAAGGCACCGAGGACCCCAATAAGGTGTATGAGGAAATGTTCCACGAGCGGAGAACGGATTTTGCCCATTACTATCGAAACCTGTACCGGATTTTCAAGATGATTGATGAGTATGACTTTAGCCATAATACCACCGCTGAAAATGCTAGTCCTGGTTTAGGCAAAAAAATTGAGGAGACGGAAAGGATCAAAGCGGAAAAATATAAGTATGCCGCCATTATCAGGGCCCAACTATCCGATTATGAACTACTCCTGCTCTTCTTCAACGGTCTAACGGAGAAAGGTGAAAATTTCAAGCCCCTCATTGAACGGTACGCCATACTCGACAATCTTAACCAGGCCGAGCTAAAAAACAAGGACTGGATGAATTCGTATCATCCAAAGGCCTTCAATAGCAAAATCCGGTTCCTTTAA
- a CDS encoding ligand-binding sensor domain-containing protein — protein MKKLVPFLYLIPILCIGQTKDAEAKPIAKLNTIYVDEPFVQEYHEAFIVAENSEDTNNVRAIKPDLAGNIWIATKNGIYQKEVDSREWKLVISGNNQGPAYDVEIDKEQDVWMATWNGVYRSRSGDIQKMEGPKPPIAKLLSAKEGFYALGPHGIWLYKDSKWSKKEYKTARSIRAVLSDNNGGLWIGTDVGLYYCKDEKTTAYQANVDLISAYVRGMDFDQDGNMWIGGLGGISIRNKTAKIGEKRPEDGITNANVTAVARGPDGRMWVGTQYGITRFIPGEKEYSVRLGKRWLVDDAVNDIAFDQQGNAWVATANGVSAIKNRKMTLEDKADYFYDKLIRRHVREPWIIARSKLVVPGDTTTIQPEDDDNDGEFTSNYLAMESFRYATTKNLEAKERAKKAFDFLHFLREVTGEDGFFARTIIPVSWEQSHDMNRTYTERELAEAIIENPRQKPVEKRWHVSKDGKWKWKGDTSSDEISGHLFGYYCYYNLVADAKEKKRVADHFSKIMDHLIENDFNLVDVDGTHTKWGVWSPNILNHNPDWAPERALNSLELLAFLKFTHHITKKEKYQKEYLKLIKEEGYLENAKTLHNTNPSWETYFDIFLSLYMYPTLINYEDDPELKREYHDHLEQWFNKHKKAKSPMINFTYNFLTGGDEELDNSIAFLKDAPLDLVDWYVDNAQREDLKVVRKPILEELQTALRPPSEYRTMRWDQNPYVAVSGDPSQEKEPVYWLLPYWMGRYLNLISAEK, from the coding sequence ATGAAAAAATTAGTACCCTTTCTATATCTTATTCCTATTTTGTGCATTGGCCAAACCAAAGATGCCGAAGCCAAACCAATAGCAAAGCTTAATACAATTTATGTAGATGAGCCTTTTGTTCAAGAATATCACGAGGCATTTATTGTTGCCGAAAACAGTGAAGACACCAATAACGTTAGGGCCATAAAACCCGATTTGGCGGGCAACATCTGGATTGCCACCAAAAATGGCATTTATCAAAAGGAAGTCGATTCCAGGGAATGGAAGTTAGTTATTAGTGGGAACAATCAGGGTCCGGCCTATGACGTAGAAATTGATAAAGAGCAAGATGTATGGATGGCCACTTGGAACGGAGTTTATAGGAGTCGCTCCGGGGATATCCAAAAAATGGAAGGTCCTAAGCCGCCTATTGCCAAACTGCTATCGGCAAAAGAAGGTTTTTATGCCCTTGGGCCACATGGAATATGGCTGTATAAAGACAGTAAATGGTCGAAAAAAGAATATAAAACAGCGAGAAGTATTCGTGCGGTACTGTCTGATAATAATGGGGGACTTTGGATAGGTACGGACGTGGGCCTGTATTACTGTAAGGATGAAAAAACTACGGCATATCAAGCAAACGTGGATCTGATCAGTGCCTATGTTAGGGGAATGGATTTTGACCAGGATGGAAATATGTGGATAGGGGGCCTGGGGGGTATTTCCATTAGAAACAAAACCGCAAAAATTGGGGAAAAACGGCCTGAGGATGGGATTACCAATGCTAATGTAACCGCTGTGGCAAGAGGACCGGACGGTAGGATGTGGGTAGGTACCCAATACGGCATAACACGATTTATCCCGGGAGAAAAAGAGTATTCCGTTAGATTGGGCAAGCGCTGGTTGGTAGATGATGCGGTGAACGATATCGCTTTTGACCAGCAGGGAAATGCATGGGTTGCGACTGCCAATGGAGTTAGTGCCATAAAGAACCGGAAGATGACCCTTGAAGACAAGGCAGACTATTTTTATGATAAATTGATACGGCGCCATGTCCGGGAACCATGGATAATAGCCCGTTCCAAATTAGTGGTACCGGGCGATACTACAACCATACAACCGGAGGACGATGATAATGATGGGGAGTTTACATCCAATTATCTGGCCATGGAATCCTTTAGGTATGCAACAACCAAAAATCTGGAGGCTAAGGAAAGGGCCAAAAAAGCATTCGATTTCTTACATTTTTTAAGGGAAGTAACCGGGGAAGATGGTTTTTTTGCCAGAACTATAATTCCAGTTTCCTGGGAGCAATCCCATGATATGAACCGCACTTATACCGAACGCGAATTGGCCGAGGCAATAATTGAAAACCCAAGACAAAAACCGGTGGAAAAGCGTTGGCATGTTTCCAAGGACGGTAAGTGGAAATGGAAGGGCGACACCAGTAGCGATGAGATTTCGGGCCATTTATTCGGCTATTATTGTTACTATAACTTGGTGGCCGATGCCAAGGAAAAAAAGCGGGTAGCGGATCATTTTAGTAAAATTATGGACCATCTCATAGAAAACGACTTCAACTTGGTAGATGTTGACGGGACCCATACCAAATGGGGCGTATGGTCCCCGAATATCTTGAACCATAATCCCGACTGGGCTCCGGAAAGGGCATTGAACTCTTTGGAGTTGCTGGCGTTCTTAAAGTTTACCCATCACATTACCAAAAAAGAAAAGTATCAAAAGGAATATTTGAAATTGATCAAGGAAGAGGGGTATTTGGAAAATGCAAAAACCTTGCATAATACCAATCCTTCCTGGGAGACATATTTTGATATTTTTTTGTCCCTATACATGTATCCGACCCTAATAAATTATGAAGATGATCCTGAATTGAAGAGGGAGTATCACGACCATTTGGAGCAATGGTTCAATAAACATAAAAAGGCAAAGAGCCCCATGATCAATTTTACTTACAATTTTCTAACAGGGGGAGATGAGGAACTGGATAATTCCATTGCCTTTTTAAAGGATGCCCCCTTGGACTTGGTAGACTGGTATGTGGACAATGCCCAAAGGGAAGACCTTAAGGTAGTTCGGAAGCCTATTCTTGAAGAGCTGCAAACGGCCTTACGCCCACCAAGTGAGTACCGAACTATGCGATGGGATCAAAACCCTTATGTTGCGGTTAGCGGTGATCCGTCCCAGGAAAAAGAACCTGTATACTGGTTGTTGCCCTACTGGATGGGGCGATATTTAAACTTGATATCCGCGGAAAAGTAA